In one window of Deinococcus radiotolerans DNA:
- a CDS encoding molybdopterin molybdotransferase MoeA — MTAAPPFPMHVSVDDARAHLAALLPARPTETVPLAQAYGRTLARDVPALVSHPSATESALDGIAAREADTLGATPDAPARLRVIGESRAGAAFTGTVRSGECVRIYTGAPLPAGTDAICPVEQLSDDGPDGVLLRRPASPADVRHEGGDFRAGEVVLHAGQHLTAPRLALAAALGHAALSVQRRLRVALLSTGDEVVPPGQPLTAGQVYDSNSVGLHAMLLEAGCEVLPLGHAPDSPQALQAAIDAAGGADVLLTSGGVSMGKYDFMRDLLVEQGRVSFWKVRMRPGGPAILGGWNGLPVFGLPGNPVSSLVVFHVIVRPALTGQPPQTLRLRAATPFRALPDKTAFWRGVIEGGQVRDYGQQGSGILRSLSDAGALVIVPEGQAVQSGDDVDVILM; from the coding sequence ATGACCGCCGCCCCGCCCTTCCCCATGCACGTCAGCGTGGATGACGCCCGCGCGCATTTGGCCGCGCTGCTGCCCGCCCGCCCCACCGAGACCGTGCCGCTCGCGCAGGCGTACGGCCGCACCCTGGCCCGGGACGTGCCCGCGCTGGTCAGTCATCCCAGTGCCACCGAGAGCGCCCTGGACGGCATTGCCGCCCGTGAGGCCGACACGCTGGGCGCCACCCCGGACGCCCCAGCGCGCCTGCGCGTGATCGGAGAGAGCCGCGCCGGGGCCGCGTTCACCGGCACGGTCAGGTCGGGCGAGTGCGTGCGGATCTACACCGGCGCGCCCCTCCCAGCGGGCACGGACGCCATCTGCCCGGTCGAGCAACTGAGCGACGACGGGCCGGACGGGGTGCTCCTGCGCCGCCCCGCCAGTCCCGCCGACGTCCGCCATGAGGGCGGCGACTTCCGCGCGGGCGAGGTCGTCCTGCACGCCGGGCAGCACCTCACGGCCCCCCGGCTGGCGCTGGCGGCCGCCCTTGGACACGCGGCGCTGAGCGTGCAGCGCCGCCTGCGGGTCGCGCTGCTCTCCACCGGGGACGAGGTCGTCCCGCCCGGCCAGCCCCTGACGGCGGGGCAGGTGTACGACAGCAACAGCGTCGGCCTGCACGCCATGCTGCTGGAAGCCGGGTGCGAGGTCCTCCCGCTGGGTCACGCGCCCGACAGCCCGCAGGCGCTCCAGGCGGCCATTGACGCGGCGGGCGGCGCGGACGTCCTGCTGACCAGCGGCGGCGTCAGCATGGGCAAGTACGACTTCATGCGGGACCTGCTGGTCGAGCAGGGCCGCGTGAGCTTCTGGAAGGTCCGCATGCGCCCCGGCGGGCCCGCCATTCTGGGCGGCTGGAACGGGCTGCCCGTCTTCGGCCTGCCCGGCAACCCGGTCAGCAGCCTCGTGGTGTTCCACGTGATCGTGCGGCCCGCCCTGACCGGGCAGCCCCCCCAGACGCTGCGCCTGCGCGCCGCCACGCCCTTCCGCGCCCTGCCCGACAAGACCGCGTTCTGGCGCGGCGTGATCGAAGGCGGGCAGGTCCGCGACTACGGCCAGCAGGGCAGCGGCATCCTGCGGTCCCTGAGTGACGCGGGCGCCCTGGTGATCGTCCCCGAAGGGCAGGCCGTGCAGTCCGGCGACGACGTGGACGTGATCCTGATGTAG
- a CDS encoding metal ABC transporter solute-binding protein, Zn/Mn family, translating to MTRPHLLLPALLLAACAAPTAQAAPLQVSATTTIIADFVKAVGGTRVSVNVIVPPGGDTHTFQPSTGAIRDLARSRTLFANGAGLEPWLPRLKASAPKVPVQELTAGLKLHPAGEGEDHAEAGHDDHDHGALDPHAWWDASLAAGYVKNAQAALTRLDPAGKATYAKNAAAYLKAISAADAYAKGQFATVPTARRVLVTNHDSLHYLAKRYGLRLIGAVIPGLSTEREPSARELAVLTQTMKKAGAKVIFTENTVNARLAQTLARETGARIAPALYTDALGPKGSGGETYLKAFRTNVDIMVKALKG from the coding sequence GTGACGCGCCCCCACCTCCTCCTGCCCGCGCTGCTGCTGGCCGCGTGCGCCGCACCGACCGCGCAGGCCGCGCCCCTGCAGGTCAGCGCCACCACCACGATCATCGCGGACTTCGTGAAGGCCGTCGGCGGTACCCGCGTCAGCGTGAACGTCATCGTGCCGCCCGGCGGGGACACCCACACCTTCCAGCCCAGCACCGGCGCCATCCGCGACCTCGCCCGCAGCCGCACGCTGTTCGCGAACGGCGCGGGCCTGGAACCCTGGTTGCCCAGACTGAAGGCCAGCGCGCCCAAGGTGCCGGTGCAGGAACTCACGGCGGGCCTGAAACTGCACCCCGCCGGGGAGGGCGAGGACCACGCGGAGGCCGGGCATGACGACCACGACCACGGCGCGCTCGACCCGCACGCGTGGTGGGACGCCAGTCTGGCCGCCGGGTACGTGAAGAACGCCCAGGCGGCCCTGACCCGCCTCGACCCGGCCGGGAAGGCCACGTACGCGAAGAACGCCGCCGCCTACCTGAAGGCCATCAGCGCGGCCGACGCGTACGCGAAGGGGCAGTTCGCCACGGTGCCCACCGCGCGGCGTGTGCTCGTCACGAACCACGACAGCCTCCACTACCTTGCCAAACGGTACGGGCTGCGGCTGATCGGGGCCGTCATCCCGGGCTTGAGTACCGAACGGGAACCCAGCGCCCGCGAACTCGCCGTGCTGACCCAGACCATGAAGAAGGCCGGAGCGAAGGTGATCTTCACGGAGAACACCGTCAACGCTCGCCTCGCTCAGACGCTCGCCCGCGAGACCGGCGCCCGCATCGCCCCCGCGCTGTACACCGACGCCCTGGGCCCCAAAGGCAGCGGCGGCGAGACGTACCTCAAGGCGTTCCGGACGAACGTGGACATCATGGTGAAGGCCCTGAAGGGCTGA
- a CDS encoding HD domain-containing protein, which produces MPRRSLPARIRRKARGYAAKARRLLRSVNAEDAHPDDPWAEHLLTPAEQVVYRAMDPRDREHACRVTRHLLRDHPHADPELVAATLLHDCGKSLRPYYLWERVLVGLIPNRLTRILPPVGAIGVRAHHPELGARLLAHAGARPRVARLVARHHHPGGDPDAQLLHVYDDQE; this is translated from the coding sequence ATGCCCCGCCGTTCCCTCCCCGCGCGAATCCGCCGCAAGGCACGCGGGTACGCCGCCAAGGCCCGCCGCCTGCTGCGCAGCGTCAACGCCGAGGACGCCCACCCCGACGACCCCTGGGCCGAGCACCTGCTCACCCCCGCCGAGCAGGTCGTGTACCGCGCCATGGACCCCCGCGACCGCGAGCACGCCTGCCGCGTCACCCGCCACCTGCTGCGCGACCACCCGCACGCCGACCCCGAACTGGTCGCCGCCACGCTCCTGCATGACTGCGGCAAGAGCCTGCGCCCCTACTACCTGTGGGAACGCGTGCTGGTCGGCCTGATTCCCAACCGCCTGACCCGCATCCTGCCGCCAGTCGGGGCGATCGGGGTGCGCGCGCACCACCCGGAACTCGGCGCGCGGCTCCTGGCACACGCGGGCGCGCGGCCCCGCGTGGCCCGCCTCGTGGCGCGCCACCACCACCCCGGCGGTGACCCCGACGCCCAGCTTCTGCATGTCTACGACGATCAGGAGTAG
- a CDS encoding CobW family GTP-binding protein, with translation MSTPDSRSVPITVLCGFLGAGKTTLLNNLLTQTGRQRIAVIVNEFGAVNIDASLVVKTDEQTIELSNGCICCTLRGDLLHAVDDLLETRDLDAILIESTGIGEPLPIAQSFCLTPEELEIEPEDGQPPLPNLLGRVHVDAMITVVDSAQFFPLWNRQDTIPGDDFERGFGELLAEQLEFADIVVLNKLDLAAPDDVRQLRDLIRITNPRARVLDATRGVLPAEALLNTGLFDFDHSSQLDAWMAELDKEHTPESETYGLGTHIFRSERPFDPDRLNEALTLGLPRNVIRSKGWVNLGNGVATLWNHTGRQLALETAGEWLSPDEAFSELVFIGHDLDPDALDQLLNRALRA, from the coding sequence ATGTCCACTCCTGACTCTCGTTCCGTCCCCATCACCGTCCTGTGCGGCTTTCTCGGCGCCGGGAAGACCACCCTCCTGAACAACCTCCTGACGCAGACAGGCAGGCAACGCATCGCCGTGATCGTCAACGAGTTCGGCGCCGTGAACATCGACGCCAGCCTCGTCGTGAAGACCGACGAGCAGACCATCGAACTCAGCAACGGCTGCATCTGCTGCACGCTGCGCGGCGACCTGCTGCACGCCGTGGACGACCTGCTGGAAACGCGCGACCTGGACGCCATCCTCATCGAATCGACCGGCATCGGCGAGCCCTTGCCCATCGCGCAGAGCTTCTGCCTGACCCCCGAGGAACTGGAGATCGAACCGGAGGACGGCCAGCCGCCCCTGCCCAACCTGCTGGGCCGCGTGCACGTGGACGCCATGATCACCGTCGTGGACAGCGCCCAGTTCTTCCCGCTGTGGAACCGCCAGGACACCATCCCCGGCGACGACTTCGAACGTGGCTTCGGGGAACTGCTGGCCGAGCAGCTGGAATTCGCGGACATCGTCGTGCTGAACAAACTCGACCTGGCCGCGCCGGACGACGTGCGGCAACTGCGCGACCTGATCCGCATCACCAACCCGCGCGCCCGCGTGCTGGACGCCACGCGCGGCGTCCTGCCCGCCGAGGCGCTGCTGAACACCGGTCTGTTCGACTTCGACCACTCCAGCCAGCTCGACGCGTGGATGGCCGAACTGGACAAGGAGCACACCCCGGAATCCGAGACGTACGGCTTGGGCACCCACATCTTCCGCAGTGAGCGGCCCTTCGACCCGGATCGCCTGAACGAGGCGCTGACGCTGGGCCTGCCGCGCAACGTGATCCGCTCCAAGGGCTGGGTGAACCTGGGCAACGGCGTGGCGACCCTCTGGAACCACACCGGGCGGCAGCTGGCGCTGGAAACGGCGGGCGAGTGGCTCAGCCCTGACGAGGCCTTCAGCGAACTGGTGTTCATAGGGCACGACCTCGACCCGGACGCGCTGGATCAACTGCTGAATCGTGCGCTGCGCGCCTGA
- a CDS encoding metal ABC transporter ATP-binding protein: MLGVENLTVKYGPQTALERASVRFEAGSFSAIIGPNGAGKSTLLKTLVGLLPDPEGAVRFDPGHTARGCISYVPQQQTLDWGFPVTVWDVAMMGRTGRLGWLRWPGRKDRQIVEDALKETGVFDLRGRHIGALSGGQRQRVLLARMLARQGHLLLLDEPLTGVDAATQETLMALLRRQADKGRAVVMVTHDLEQARRWCDHLVLVNRRVVADGTPEQVYTTQNIEATFSTSFLGHTHAEA; encoded by the coding sequence ATGCTGGGCGTCGAGAACCTGACAGTCAAATACGGCCCGCAGACGGCGCTGGAGCGTGCCAGCGTGCGCTTCGAGGCGGGATCGTTCAGCGCGATCATCGGCCCGAACGGCGCGGGCAAGAGCACCCTCCTGAAAACCCTGGTGGGCCTGCTGCCCGACCCCGAAGGCGCCGTGCGCTTTGACCCGGGGCACACCGCGCGCGGCTGCATCAGCTACGTGCCGCAGCAGCAGACGCTCGACTGGGGCTTCCCCGTGACCGTCTGGGACGTCGCCATGATGGGCCGCACGGGTCGCCTGGGCTGGCTGCGCTGGCCGGGCCGGAAAGATAGGCAGATCGTGGAGGACGCCCTGAAGGAAACCGGCGTGTTCGACCTGCGGGGGCGCCACATTGGGGCGCTGTCCGGCGGGCAGCGGCAGCGGGTGCTGCTGGCCCGCATGCTGGCCCGCCAGGGCCACCTGCTGCTGCTGGATGAACCCCTGACCGGCGTGGACGCCGCCACGCAGGAAACCCTGATGGCCCTCCTGCGGCGGCAGGCCGACAAGGGCCGCGCCGTCGTGATGGTCACGCACGACCTCGAACAGGCGCGGCGCTGGTGCGACCACCTCGTGCTCGTCAACCGCCGCGTGGTCGCGGACGGCACGCCCGAGCAGGTGTACACCACCCAGAACATCGAGGCGACGTTCAGCACCAGCTTCCTGGGGCATACGCACGCCGAAGCCTGA
- the rpmB gene encoding 50S ribosomal protein L28, whose amino-acid sequence MSRECYLTGKKNLVVNSVTRRGKARAQGGVGRKVTGVTRRVQRANLHKRAIREGGVTKTVWLSASALRTLSRGPYRGIEVL is encoded by the coding sequence ATGAGTCGTGAATGCTACCTGACCGGCAAGAAGAACCTCGTGGTGAACAGCGTCACCCGGCGCGGCAAGGCCCGCGCGCAGGGCGGCGTGGGCCGCAAGGTCACCGGCGTGACCCGGCGCGTGCAGCGCGCCAACCTCCACAAGCGCGCCATCCGCGAAGGCGGCGTCACGAAGACCGTCTGGCTCAGCGCCAGCGCCCTGCGCACCCTCAGCCGTGGCCCGTACCGGGGCATCGAAGTGCTGTGA
- a CDS encoding metal ABC transporter permease encodes MHLLTDPLQFDFFTRALLAVVLVSVLCALVGAWVVLRGLSYIGDAMSHAVFPGIVGAFLMKGNLLVGALIAAVLTALGIGAIGRRSGLKQDSAIGIVFVGMFALGIVMLSRAPTFTTDLSNFLIGNPLGVTPADLWGALAVTVVVGGILTAVQKELLLASFDPTEARAVGLPVRRLESLLLILIGLVVVLTVQLVGTTLSVSLLITSSAAARLLARSLRKMMLLAAALGTVGGVTGLYLSYYQDTAPGATIVLVNTAIFLAALALRRRE; translated from the coding sequence GTGCACCTGCTGACCGACCCCCTGCAATTCGACTTCTTCACCCGCGCGCTGCTCGCCGTGGTGCTCGTCAGCGTCCTGTGCGCCCTCGTCGGCGCGTGGGTGGTGCTGCGCGGCCTCAGCTACATCGGGGACGCCATGAGCCACGCCGTGTTCCCCGGCATCGTCGGCGCGTTCCTCATGAAAGGCAACCTGCTCGTCGGCGCGCTCATCGCCGCCGTCCTCACCGCGCTGGGCATCGGCGCCATCGGGCGGCGCAGCGGCCTCAAGCAGGACAGCGCCATCGGCATCGTGTTCGTCGGCATGTTCGCGCTGGGCATCGTCATGCTGTCGCGCGCCCCGACCTTCACCACCGACCTCAGCAACTTCCTGATCGGCAACCCCCTCGGCGTCACCCCCGCTGACCTCTGGGGCGCACTGGCCGTCACGGTAGTCGTCGGCGGCATCCTCACGGCCGTCCAGAAGGAACTCCTCCTGGCGTCCTTCGACCCGACCGAGGCCCGCGCCGTCGGCCTCCCCGTGCGCCGCCTCGAAAGCCTGCTGCTGATCCTGATCGGCCTCGTCGTCGTGCTGACCGTGCAACTCGTCGGCACGACCCTCAGCGTCAGCCTGCTCATCACGTCCAGCGCAGCCGCACGCCTGCTGGCCCGCAGCCTCAGGAAGATGATGCTCCTCGCCGCCGCGCTGGGCACCGTCGGCGGCGTCACCGGCCTGTACCTCAGCTACTACCAGGACACCGCCCCCGGCGCGACCATCGTCCTCGTGAACACCGCCATCTTCCTGGCGGCACTGGCGCTGCGCAGACGGGAATAG
- a CDS encoding CAP domain-containing protein, whose product MTNWRRALWTILSGAALFALGLAGIWLAGWWPGRTVNQPPAPQLEAPATPPSRLPDPVASTPPPAQPVLDSPAVSPAPSEAAAPLPVPAPAAPDPAAAQQGVPQPVPAPAPTGERQPALETPLASVMAAPEAAATAAPPLLAGLNRVRARAGLPPVKAEGAWQASCAGHARYLVRADRAEHREDPASPFRSAAGEACAPGHYFVSSREDASPERALTYWVGGAFHLPQLIDPRLTRVAGGAAHDQGGDFRSALVLDVRRGLSGAGRYPVRFPAPGQVAPTLNAATGEWPDALAGCPAVPTRGAPVALLLGPAWTGAVTDVNVRVNDRPVGACLLTAATFTGANDGETRVGRNVLAAQGAALALPDAPLPAGADVSVRFSTTRGAVSWSFRTQP is encoded by the coding sequence ATGACGAACTGGAGGCGGGCCCTGTGGACCATTCTGAGCGGCGCGGCGCTGTTCGCGCTGGGTCTCGCTGGGATCTGGCTGGCCGGGTGGTGGCCGGGGCGGACAGTCAACCAGCCCCCCGCCCCACAGCTGGAAGCACCGGCCACGCCCCCCTCCCGCCTTCCCGACCCGGTGGCCAGCACGCCCCCGCCAGCGCAGCCGGTCCTAGATTCGCCCGCGGTGTCGCCGGCACCATCTGAGGCGGCCGCGCCCCTGCCAGTCCCCGCACCGGCGGCGCCTGACCCTGCCGCAGCCCAGCAGGGGGTGCCGCAGCCAGTCCCCGCGCCCGCACCGACAGGCGAGCGTCAGCCCGCTCTGGAGACGCCCCTGGCGAGTGTCATGGCCGCGCCTGAGGCCGCCGCCACGGCCGCCCCACCTCTGCTGGCGGGATTGAACCGGGTGCGGGCGCGGGCGGGGCTGCCACCCGTGAAGGCAGAGGGCGCGTGGCAGGCGAGCTGCGCGGGGCACGCGCGGTACCTCGTGCGCGCGGACCGGGCCGAGCACCGCGAGGATCCCGCCAGTCCGTTCCGGTCGGCGGCGGGTGAGGCGTGTGCACCCGGGCATTACTTCGTGTCCAGCCGAGAGGACGCCAGCCCAGAGCGGGCCCTGACGTACTGGGTGGGCGGCGCGTTTCACCTGCCGCAGCTGATCGATCCGCGCCTGACGCGCGTGGCGGGGGGCGCGGCGCATGATCAGGGGGGCGACTTCCGCTCGGCGCTGGTGCTGGACGTGCGGCGCGGCCTGAGCGGCGCGGGGCGGTACCCGGTGCGTTTCCCGGCGCCGGGACAGGTGGCGCCCACGCTGAACGCGGCCACCGGCGAGTGGCCGGACGCGCTGGCGGGGTGTCCGGCGGTGCCGACGCGGGGCGCGCCGGTCGCGCTGCTGCTGGGGCCCGCTTGGACGGGGGCCGTGACGGACGTGAACGTCCGCGTGAATGACCGGCCTGTGGGCGCGTGCCTGCTGACCGCGGCGACCTTCACCGGCGCGAACGACGGGGAGACCCGGGTGGGGCGGAATGTGCTGGCCGCGCAGGGGGCCGCGCTGGCCCTGCCGGACGCACCGCTGCCGGCCGGGGCGGACGTGAGCGTGCGCTTCAGCACGACGCGCGGGGCGGTGAGCTGGTCGTTCCGCACGCAACCCTGA
- a CDS encoding glycoside hydrolase family 13 protein: MNALHPDHTLDPRPVTPQWVTDAVFYQIFPDRFARSGRVRGLNLQEWGDTPHFNRYMGGDLWGVAAKLDYIQSLGVNAIYFCPVFQSASNHRYHTHDYYQVDPMLGGNEALRHLIDEAHARGMRVVLDGVFNHASRGFFQFNDLLEQGEASAYRDWFHVDAWPLHPYDDAQPANYAAWWGNRALPKFNTDNRAVRAFLWDVAEHWIRFGVDGWRLDVPNEIDDDSFWQEFRRRVKAINPDAYIVGEIWGDAHRWLQGDQFDAVMNYHFTRPCLAFFGAHTLDHPMNERSGTGRVDAVDAAAFAQRMTEVTRMYHPDVVRVQLNLLDSHDTARFLTAVGGDHTAFRLATVFQMTYVGTPCIYYGDEVGLPGGPDPDCRRAFPWDEGSWNQETLALTRKLTAARHASPALQRGDFHVTHAQGEQLVYARRHASGAAFVGLNTGLKDAHLPFTGVTPGDYRDVLTGRTVHLTGDTPLSVPARGALVLVPLA, encoded by the coding sequence ATGAACGCGCTTCACCCGGACCACACCCTCGATCCCCGTCCTGTCACGCCGCAGTGGGTGACGGACGCGGTGTTCTACCAGATCTTCCCCGACCGCTTCGCCCGTTCGGGTCGCGTGCGGGGCCTGAACCTCCAGGAGTGGGGGGACACGCCGCACTTCAACCGGTACATGGGCGGCGACCTGTGGGGCGTGGCGGCGAAACTGGACTACATCCAGAGCCTGGGCGTGAACGCCATCTACTTCTGCCCGGTGTTCCAGTCAGCCAGCAACCACCGCTACCACACGCACGACTACTACCAGGTGGACCCCATGCTGGGCGGCAACGAGGCCCTGCGGCACCTGATCGACGAGGCGCACGCGCGCGGCATGCGCGTGGTGCTGGACGGCGTGTTCAACCACGCCAGCCGGGGGTTCTTCCAATTCAACGACCTGCTGGAGCAGGGCGAGGCGAGCGCGTACCGCGACTGGTTCCACGTGGACGCGTGGCCGCTGCACCCGTACGACGACGCGCAGCCCGCGAACTACGCGGCGTGGTGGGGCAACCGCGCGCTGCCCAAATTCAACACGGACAACCGCGCGGTGCGGGCGTTCCTGTGGGACGTCGCCGAGCACTGGATCCGTTTCGGCGTGGACGGCTGGCGGCTGGACGTCCCGAACGAGATCGACGACGATTCCTTCTGGCAGGAGTTCCGGCGGCGCGTGAAGGCCATCAACCCGGACGCGTACATCGTCGGGGAGATCTGGGGCGACGCGCACCGCTGGTTGCAGGGCGATCAGTTCGACGCAGTCATGAACTACCACTTCACGCGGCCCTGCCTGGCGTTCTTCGGGGCGCACACCCTCGATCACCCCATGAACGAGCGCAGCGGCACGGGGCGCGTGGACGCGGTGGACGCCGCGGCGTTCGCGCAGCGCATGACCGAGGTGACGCGCATGTACCACCCGGACGTGGTGCGCGTGCAGCTGAACCTGCTCGACTCGCACGACACGGCGCGGTTCCTGACTGCCGTGGGCGGGGATCACACGGCATTCCGGCTGGCGACGGTGTTCCAGATGACGTACGTGGGCACGCCCTGCATCTACTACGGTGATGAGGTGGGCCTGCCCGGCGGCCCGGACCCCGACTGCCGCCGCGCGTTCCCCTGGGACGAGGGCAGCTGGAACCAGGAGACCCTGGCCCTGACCCGCAAGCTGACGGCGGCCCGCCACGCGAGCCCCGCCCTACAACGTGGGGACTTCCATGTGACGCATGCGCAGGGCGAGCAGCTCGTGTACGCGCGCCGTCACGCGAGCGGCGCGGCGTTCGTGGGTCTGAACACCGGCCTGAAGGACGCGCACCTGCCGTTCACGGGCGTCACGCCCGGCGATTACCGCGACGTGCTCACGGGCCGCACCGTCCACCTGACCGGCGACACACCCCTGAGCGTGCCCGCGCGCGGCGCGCTGGTGCTGGTCCCTCTGGCGTAA
- a CDS encoding FKBP-type peptidyl-prolyl cis-trans isomerase, protein MNITQDKVVELDYKLTVNGEIIDQSEPGEPLVYLQGHSNIIPGLERALEGKAVGDELQVTVQPEDGYGERDEENVEELSREDFEDDVEIGATYYAQAEDGSVIPFTVMSVDGDTVKVDFNPPLAGMVLNFDVKVLDVRDATAEELDHGHAHTEGDHHHE, encoded by the coding sequence ATGAACATCACCCAGGACAAGGTTGTCGAACTCGATTACAAACTCACCGTGAACGGCGAGATCATCGACCAGAGCGAACCCGGCGAGCCGCTGGTCTACCTGCAGGGCCACAGCAACATCATTCCCGGACTGGAGCGCGCCCTGGAGGGCAAGGCCGTCGGGGACGAGCTGCAGGTGACCGTGCAGCCCGAGGACGGCTACGGCGAGCGGGACGAGGAGAACGTCGAGGAACTGTCCCGCGAGGACTTCGAGGACGACGTGGAGATCGGCGCGACGTACTACGCGCAGGCGGAGGACGGCAGTGTCATTCCGTTCACGGTCATGAGCGTGGACGGCGACACCGTGAAAGTGGACTTCAACCCGCCGCTGGCCGGGATGGTCCTGAACTTCGACGTGAAGGTGCTGGACGTCCGTGACGCGACCGCCGAGGAACTCGATCATGGCCACGCGCACACCGAGGGTGACCACCACCACGAGTAA
- the trxB gene encoding thioredoxin-disulfide reductase, with amino-acid sequence MTGNTQNYDVVIVGGGPAGLTAAIYTGRASLSTLILEKGLPGGQIAQTEEVENYPGFPEPISGMELASRMQQQAEKFGGVIEMDEVQSITRTDDDREHAYPFTVTGYGGTYRAKAVILATGANPKRLYVPGEEHFWGKGVSTCATCDGFFYRGKKVVVVGGGDAAVEEGLFLTKFADEVTLIHRRDTLRANKVAQARAFANPKMKFIWDTAVEEIKGEDTVTGVRLRNLKTGEETDMSTDGVFIFIGHTPNTEFVKDTVKLRPDGYVDVTDEIYTSVPMLFAAGDVSDYIYRQLGTSVGAGTRAAMSAERALAALELETETAAD; translated from the coding sequence ATGACGGGCAACACCCAGAACTACGACGTGGTCATCGTCGGCGGCGGCCCCGCCGGCCTCACCGCCGCGATCTACACCGGCCGCGCCAGCCTCAGCACCCTGATCCTCGAAAAGGGCCTCCCCGGCGGGCAGATCGCCCAGACCGAGGAAGTCGAGAACTACCCCGGCTTCCCCGAACCCATCAGCGGCATGGAACTCGCCAGCCGCATGCAGCAGCAGGCTGAGAAGTTCGGCGGCGTCATCGAGATGGACGAGGTCCAGAGCATCACCCGCACCGACGACGACCGCGAACACGCCTACCCCTTCACGGTCACCGGCTACGGCGGCACCTACCGCGCCAAGGCCGTCATTCTCGCCACCGGCGCCAACCCCAAGCGCCTGTACGTGCCCGGCGAGGAGCACTTCTGGGGCAAGGGCGTCAGCACCTGCGCCACCTGCGACGGCTTCTTCTACCGCGGCAAGAAGGTCGTCGTCGTGGGCGGCGGGGACGCCGCCGTCGAGGAAGGGCTGTTCCTGACCAAGTTCGCCGACGAGGTCACCCTGATCCACCGCCGCGACACCCTGCGCGCCAACAAGGTCGCCCAGGCCCGCGCGTTCGCGAACCCCAAGATGAAATTCATCTGGGACACCGCCGTTGAGGAAATCAAGGGCGAGGACACCGTCACCGGCGTGCGCCTGAGGAACCTCAAGACCGGCGAGGAAACCGACATGAGCACCGACGGCGTGTTCATCTTCATCGGCCACACCCCCAACACCGAATTCGTCAAGGACACCGTCAAACTCCGCCCCGACGGGTACGTGGACGTCACGGACGAGATCTACACCAGCGTCCCGATGCTGTTCGCCGCCGGCGACGTCAGCGACTACATCTACCGCCAGCTGGGCACGTCCGTCGGCGCCGGGACCCGCGCCGCCATGAGCGCCGAACGCGCCCTGGCCGCCCTGGAACTCGAAACCGAAACCGCCGCCGACTGA